A single window of Coleofasciculus sp. FACHB-1120 DNA harbors:
- a CDS encoding D-alanine--D-alanine ligase family protein, which translates to MNKMRVGLLFGGCSGEHEVSLSSARAIAQALSAEQNSAKYELLPFYIHKDGRWQAGELAQQVLASGKPPESALASGNSQQPLPSLENATRWQFPPQAAEVDVWFPILHGPNGEDGTVQGMIKLMQVPFIGTGVLGSAVGMDKIAMKMAFAHAGLPQVKYITVNRSQVWSNPCVFPKLCEEIEATLDYPCFVKPANLGSSVGISKVRSRAELETALDNAASYDRRLIVEAGVVARELECAVLGNDNPKASVVGEITFDSDFYDYETKYTQGRADLAIPASVPDAVSTQIQEMALQAFAAVDGAGLGRVDFFYVEATGEVLINEINTMPGFTATSMYPQLWRATGVAFPELVDQLIQLALERHNG; encoded by the coding sequence ATGAATAAAATGCGGGTGGGATTGCTGTTTGGGGGTTGTTCGGGAGAACATGAAGTTTCGCTAAGTTCGGCACGGGCGATCGCGCAAGCTTTGAGTGCCGAGCAAAACAGCGCTAAGTACGAACTCCTGCCTTTCTACATCCACAAGGATGGACGTTGGCAAGCCGGGGAACTGGCTCAACAAGTTTTAGCCTCTGGAAAACCGCCAGAATCCGCACTCGCCTCAGGAAACTCTCAGCAACCTTTACCCAGCCTCGAAAATGCAACTCGCTGGCAATTTCCCCCCCAAGCGGCTGAGGTAGATGTCTGGTTTCCCATCCTCCACGGCCCGAATGGGGAAGATGGCACCGTTCAGGGGATGATTAAATTAATGCAGGTGCCTTTTATCGGGACTGGGGTTTTAGGTTCCGCGGTAGGAATGGACAAAATTGCCATGAAAATGGCATTTGCCCATGCGGGATTGCCTCAAGTGAAATATATCACCGTTAACCGATCGCAAGTGTGGTCAAATCCTTGTGTTTTCCCCAAGCTTTGCGAAGAAATTGAAGCGACACTCGACTATCCCTGTTTTGTGAAACCGGCGAATTTAGGTTCATCGGTGGGAATTTCCAAAGTGCGATCGCGTGCTGAGTTAGAAACGGCCCTCGATAACGCCGCCAGCTACGACCGTCGCCTGATTGTGGAAGCAGGTGTGGTGGCGCGGGAGTTAGAATGTGCCGTTTTAGGGAATGATAATCCTAAGGCTTCTGTCGTTGGAGAAATTACCTTTGACAGTGATTTTTACGACTACGAAACGAAGTACACCCAGGGACGAGCGGATTTAGCAATCCCGGCAAGTGTGCCAGATGCCGTCTCTACTCAAATCCAAGAAATGGCTCTCCAAGCGTTTGCAGCAGTTGATGGAGCTGGTTTAGGACGGGTGGATTTTTTCTATGTTGAAGCGACAGGAGAAGTATTGATTAATGAAATCAATACGATGCCAGGTTTTACGGCAACGAGTATGTATCCCCAACTTTGGCGGGCGACGGGTGTTGCTTTCCCAGAATTAGTCGATCAACTGATCCAACTAGCCTTAGAACGTCATAACGGGTAG